The following are from one region of the Myotis daubentonii chromosome 2, mMyoDau2.1, whole genome shotgun sequence genome:
- the THAP1 gene encoding THAP domain-containing protein 1 isoform X3, producing MVQSCSAYGCKNRYHKDKPVSFHKFPLTRPNLCKEWEAAIRRKNFKPTKYSSICSEHFTPDCFKRECNNKLLKENAVPTIFLCTEPRDKKEDLEPQEQPSPPPLKPPISQVDAAIGLLMPPLQTPDNLSVFCDHNYTVEDTMHQRKRIQELELQVEKLRKKLKTAQQRCRRQERQLEKLKEAIHFQKEKDVPERGFVFLPENYFEIVEVPV from the exons ATGGTGCAGTCCTGTTCCGCCTACGGCTGCAAGAACCGATATCATAAGGATAAGCCTGTTTCTTTTCACAA GTTTCCTCTTACTCGACCCAATCTTTGTAAAGAATGGGAGGCAGCTATCCGAAGAAAAAACTTTAAACCCACCAAGTATAGCAGTATTTGTTCGGAACACTTTACTCCAGATTGCTTTAAGAGGGAGTGCAACAACAAGTTACTGAAAGAGAATGCTGTACCCACAATATTTCTTTGTACTGAACCACGTGACAAG AAGGAAGATCTGGAGCCACAGGAAcagccttccccacctcctttaAAACCTCCCATTTCCCAGGTTGATGCTGCTATTGGATTATTAATGCCTCCTCTTCAGACCCCTGATAATCTCTCAGTTTTCTGTGATCACAACTATACTGTGGAGGATACAATGCACCAGAGAAAAAGGATTCAAGAGCTAGAACTGCAAGTCGAAAAACTCAGAAAGAAGCTCAAGACTGCACAGCAACGATGCAGAAGACAAGAACGACAGCTTGAAAAATTAAAGGAGGCCATACActtccagaaagagaaagacgTACCGGAGCGAGGTTTTGTGTTTCTCCCAGAAAATTACTTTGAAATAGTTGAAGTACCGGTATAG
- the THAP1 gene encoding THAP domain-containing protein 1 isoform X1, translating to MVQSCSAYGCKNRYHKDKPVSFHKFPLTRPNLCKEWEAAIRRKNFKPTKYSSICSEHFTPDCFKRECNNKLLKENAVPTIFLCTEPRDKKEDLEPQEQPSPPPLKPPISQVDAAIGLLMPPLQTPDNLSVFCDHNYTVEDTMHQRKRIQELELQVEKLRKKLKTAQQRCRRQERQLEKLKEAIHFQKEKDVPERERGRERDREIETSMRENQLPSSCTLQAHNPGMCPDGESNRDLGSWVNAQPLYHTGRAIIW from the exons ATGGTGCAGTCCTGTTCCGCCTACGGCTGCAAGAACCGATATCATAAGGATAAGCCTGTTTCTTTTCACAA GTTTCCTCTTACTCGACCCAATCTTTGTAAAGAATGGGAGGCAGCTATCCGAAGAAAAAACTTTAAACCCACCAAGTATAGCAGTATTTGTTCGGAACACTTTACTCCAGATTGCTTTAAGAGGGAGTGCAACAACAAGTTACTGAAAGAGAATGCTGTACCCACAATATTTCTTTGTACTGAACCACGTGACAAG AAGGAAGATCTGGAGCCACAGGAAcagccttccccacctcctttaAAACCTCCCATTTCCCAGGTTGATGCTGCTATTGGATTATTAATGCCTCCTCTTCAGACCCCTGATAATCTCTCAGTTTTCTGTGATCACAACTATACTGTGGAGGATACAATGCACCAGAGAAAAAGGATTCAAGAGCTAGAACTGCAAGTCGAAAAACTCAGAAAGAAGCTCAAGACTGCACAGCAACGATGCAGAAGACAAGAACGACAGCTTGAAAAATTAAAGGAGGCCATACActtccagaaagagaaagacgTACCGGAGCGAG agagaggaagagagagggatagagagatagaaacatcgatgagagagaatcagttgccttcctcctgcacgcttcaagctcacaaccctggcatgtgccctgacggggaatcgaaccgtgacctgggttcatgggtcaatgctcaaccactgtaccacactggccgggccataaTATGGTAG
- the THAP1 gene encoding THAP domain-containing protein 1 isoform X2, with protein sequence MVQSCSAYGCKNRYHKDKPVSFHKFPLTRPNLCKEWEAAIRRKNFKPTKYSSICSEHFTPDCFKRECNNKLLKENAVPTIFLCTEPRDKKEDLEPQEQPSPPPLKPPISQVDAAIGLLMPPLQTPDNLSVFCDHNYTVEDTMHQRKRIQELELQVEKLRKKLKTAQQRCRRQERQLEKLKEAIHFQKEKDVPERERGRERDREIETSMRENQLPSSCTLQAHNPGMCPDGESNRDLGSWVNAQPLYHTGRAII encoded by the exons ATGGTGCAGTCCTGTTCCGCCTACGGCTGCAAGAACCGATATCATAAGGATAAGCCTGTTTCTTTTCACAA GTTTCCTCTTACTCGACCCAATCTTTGTAAAGAATGGGAGGCAGCTATCCGAAGAAAAAACTTTAAACCCACCAAGTATAGCAGTATTTGTTCGGAACACTTTACTCCAGATTGCTTTAAGAGGGAGTGCAACAACAAGTTACTGAAAGAGAATGCTGTACCCACAATATTTCTTTGTACTGAACCACGTGACAAG AAGGAAGATCTGGAGCCACAGGAAcagccttccccacctcctttaAAACCTCCCATTTCCCAGGTTGATGCTGCTATTGGATTATTAATGCCTCCTCTTCAGACCCCTGATAATCTCTCAGTTTTCTGTGATCACAACTATACTGTGGAGGATACAATGCACCAGAGAAAAAGGATTCAAGAGCTAGAACTGCAAGTCGAAAAACTCAGAAAGAAGCTCAAGACTGCACAGCAACGATGCAGAAGACAAGAACGACAGCTTGAAAAATTAAAGGAGGCCATACActtccagaaagagaaagacgTACCGGAGCGAG agagaggaagagagagggatagagagatagaaacatcgatgagagagaatcagttgccttcctcctgcacgcttcaagctcacaaccctggcatgtgccctgacggggaatcgaaccgtgacctgggttcatgggtcaatgctcaaccactgtaccacactggccgggccataaTATG A